The following are encoded in a window of Synechocystis sp. PCC 6714 genomic DNA:
- the cas2 gene encoding CRISPR-associated endonuclease Cas2 has protein sequence MAELKNWYLICYDIRCPKRWRKAYKLLEGYGDRLQYSIFRCWLSQRMREKLRWELEKILTLEDDLILIRLSAQCVKDLPKYNRQNTWILEGGGFRVI, from the coding sequence ATGGCAGAACTCAAAAATTGGTATTTGATTTGTTATGACATCCGTTGTCCTAAACGCTGGCGTAAAGCTTACAAACTACTTGAGGGGTATGGCGATCGCCTACAATACTCCATTTTTCGCTGTTGGCTTAGTCAACGAATGCGTGAAAAGTTGCGCTGGGAGTTGGAAAAGATTCTGACTCTTGAGGATGACCTAATTTTAATTAGGCTGTCAGCTCAATGTGTCAAGGATTTACCAAAATATAATCGCCAAAATACTTGGATATTAGAAGGGGGTGGCTTTCGGGTAATTTGA
- a CDS encoding HNH endonuclease encodes MKDDRYPLNWSQIATAKKQSVGWVCERCGVQCLKPGEGKGLSKEERYRLRMAVHHCDYDPGNNTLSNLMALCSPCHLHYHRRQQGNITPGQLSLEFCYGIKNI; translated from the coding sequence ATGAAGGATGACCGTTATCCCCTCAATTGGAGTCAGATTGCCACTGCCAAAAAGCAGTCCGTTGGTTGGGTCTGTGAACGATGTGGGGTGCAATGTCTCAAGCCTGGGGAGGGGAAGGGATTGTCAAAGGAAGAACGGTATCGGCTCAGGATGGCAGTTCACCACTGTGATTATGATCCTGGTAACAATACCCTTAGCAATCTGATGGCTTTATGCTCTCCTTGCCATCTCCACTATCACCGCAGGCAACAGGGCAATATCACACCGGGGCAATTATCGTTGGAATTTTGCTACGGAATAAAAAATATTTAA
- a CDS encoding pyridoxamine 5'-phosphate oxidase family protein — MPRKFGEIAFTPEVQAAQSDRGSRQTYERYIANGDSNDTITPKIADFIAQLDGFYLGTVGSNGYPYIQFRGGPPGFLKVLDEKTLGFADFSGNVQYITVGNLSGNDKAFLFLMDYRHRKRIKIWGRAHYLEGESELLQTLRQRDYSAPVERAILFQVEAISENCPQHIPIRYSEAEVTAMIAPLQARIAELEKSEMV, encoded by the coding sequence ATGCCCCGAAAATTTGGTGAGATTGCTTTTACCCCCGAAGTCCAAGCCGCCCAGAGCGATCGGGGTTCACGGCAAACCTATGAACGGTATATTGCCAATGGCGACAGTAACGATACCATTACGCCAAAAATTGCCGATTTTATTGCCCAATTGGATGGTTTTTATTTGGGAACAGTGGGGTCTAACGGTTATCCCTATATTCAATTTCGCGGCGGCCCTCCAGGCTTTCTTAAAGTGTTGGATGAAAAAACCTTGGGCTTTGCGGATTTCTCTGGCAATGTGCAGTACATCACCGTTGGCAATCTGTCCGGTAATGACAAAGCCTTTTTATTTTTGATGGATTATCGCCACCGTAAACGCATTAAAATTTGGGGTCGTGCCCATTATCTGGAAGGGGAATCGGAGCTACTGCAAACATTGCGACAGAGAGACTATTCTGCACCTGTAGAAAGGGCAATCTTATTTCAAGTTGAAGCGATTAGTGAAAACTGTCCTCAACATATTCCCATTCGTTATTCTGAGGCGGAAGTTACGGCCATGATTGCTCCCCTCCAGGCTCGTATTGCTGAGTTGGAAAAATCTGAAATGGTTTGA
- a CDS encoding cytidine deaminase, which yields MVDICWEQLHRSAIEVRQNAYAPYSHFLVGAAGLVDDGRIVVGCNIENASYGLTLCAECGLVSHLMATGGGCLVAVVCVDSQDNYLAPCGRCRQVLLEHGGRELQIMTPIGPLSITELLPWSFGPEDLDRIGGLKANPKN from the coding sequence ATGGTTGATATTTGTTGGGAGCAGTTACATCGATCTGCTATCGAGGTTCGACAAAATGCCTATGCCCCCTATTCTCATTTTTTAGTGGGGGCGGCAGGGCTAGTGGACGACGGGCGAATTGTTGTGGGCTGTAATATCGAAAATGCGTCCTATGGTCTAACCCTTTGTGCGGAGTGTGGCTTGGTCTCCCATTTGATGGCCACTGGTGGGGGATGTTTGGTGGCAGTGGTCTGTGTTGATAGTCAGGATAATTATCTTGCTCCCTGCGGCCGTTGTCGTCAGGTCTTGTTAGAGCATGGGGGTAGGGAACTGCAAATCATGACTCCCATCGGGCCACTATCAATCACTGAATTATTGCCCTGGTCATTTGGCCCAGAAGATTTAGACCGGATTGGTGGATTGAAGGCAAACCCAAAGAACTAG
- a CDS encoding tyrosine-type recombinase/integrase: MFRGKRVGSHLHPSMAHKILKAATDRIGVRGVSTHSFRRTALTMMCRKGINLRVIQKISGHKNLNVLSHYLEVSEQEKEQALSTISF; this comes from the coding sequence GTGTTTCGGGGCAAACGGGTGGGGTCACATCTTCACCCTTCCATGGCCCACAAAATTTTGAAAGCAGCAACGGATAGGATTGGAGTGAGGGGAGTATCGACCCATTCTTTCCGCCGCACTGCGTTAACTATGATGTGTCGCAAGGGCATTAATTTGCGGGTTATTCAAAAGATTAGTGGTCACAAGAATTTGAATGTGTTGTCCCATTATCTGGAGGTTTCTGAACAAGAAAAAGAGCAGGCTTTATCTACAATCTCATTTTGA
- a CDS encoding CRISPR-associated helicase/endonuclease Cas3, translated as MLKQLLAKSLPTDPQKKPLSLEQHLLDTETAALVIFKGRMLDNWCRFFKVKDPDEFLLHLRVAALFHDLGKANHEFIEAVTAKGFVPQTLRHEWISALVLHLPEVRQWLGKSNLNLEVVTAAVLSHHLKASPDGDYKWDEPQKSGDKVETKLYFNHEEVDRILNKIANLLDVDSKLPELPKKWIKGDIFLENIYKDANQIGRKFTRQAKKDDSLKGLLLAVKAGLIASDSVASGIYRTQDSEAIANWVNQTLHTNSITPEEIEEKILHPRYRQVEKSINEPFQLKRFQEKAETLSSRLLLMSGCGSGKTIFAYKWMQGVLNKHQAGRAIFLYPTRGTATEGFKDYVSWCPEADASLLTGTATYELQAIAKNPTEANEGKDYQADERLYALGYWGKRFFSATVDQFLSFLTHNYKSICLLPVLADSVVVIDEIHSFSPEMFDSLVCFLKTFDVPVLCMTATLPQTRIEDLTIQLDKDKDGLGLEVFPTSDRSELAELEKAEGMERYLIAHTNEEAALDLAVKAYQDSKRVLWVVNTVDRCREKARKLECLLKTEVLTYHSRFKLADRQNRHRETVEAFALHQAQGEKKAAIAVTTQVCEMSLDLDADVLITELAPISSLVQRFGRSNRGDKNDKTEPSKIYVYKPPKDKPYKQKDDLDPAEKFINDVLGRASQKLLAEKLKEHSPPGRYSDGSAPFVTQGYWASSDEPFRKIDDFAVNAVLTEDLGEITQYLNSNPPKPIDGFIVPVPKKYKFQGFSHRPPQLPKYLEIADSKFYSSKRGFGDDA; from the coding sequence ATGTTGAAGCAACTCTTGGCTAAGAGTTTACCGACTGATCCACAAAAAAAGCCTTTGTCCCTTGAGCAGCATTTATTGGATACAGAAACAGCGGCTTTAGTGATTTTCAAAGGTCGTATGCTTGACAATTGGTGTCGTTTTTTTAAGGTTAAAGACCCTGATGAGTTTTTATTGCACTTGCGGGTAGCGGCCTTATTTCACGATCTGGGTAAAGCTAATCACGAATTTATAGAAGCTGTTACAGCTAAAGGCTTTGTCCCACAAACGTTACGCCATGAATGGATCAGCGCCTTAGTGCTTCACTTACCTGAAGTCAGGCAATGGTTGGGAAAAAGTAATCTTAACCTAGAAGTTGTTACAGCGGCGGTGTTATCCCATCACCTAAAAGCAAGTCCTGATGGAGATTATAAATGGGATGAACCTCAAAAATCAGGAGATAAGGTTGAGACTAAACTTTATTTTAATCATGAAGAAGTTGACCGTATTCTTAACAAAATTGCCAATTTATTGGATGTTGACAGCAAACTACCTGAATTGCCTAAAAAGTGGATTAAGGGAGATATTTTTTTGGAAAATATTTATAAAGATGCTAATCAAATAGGCAGGAAATTTACTCGTCAAGCCAAAAAAGATGACTCTTTAAAAGGTCTACTTTTAGCGGTTAAAGCGGGACTAATCGCTAGTGATTCTGTTGCTTCTGGTATTTATCGCACTCAAGATTCAGAGGCGATTGCCAATTGGGTTAACCAAACTCTCCATACAAATTCCATTACACCAGAGGAGATTGAGGAAAAAATTCTTCATCCCCGTTATCGCCAAGTCGAGAAATCGATTAACGAACCGTTTCAGTTAAAACGCTTCCAAGAAAAAGCAGAAACCTTAAGTTCTCGTTTGTTACTGATGAGTGGCTGTGGGTCGGGTAAAACGATTTTTGCTTATAAATGGATGCAAGGTGTTCTGAACAAGCATCAGGCAGGCCGTGCTATTTTCCTTTATCCGACTCGTGGAACGGCAACGGAAGGATTTAAAGATTATGTTTCCTGGTGTCCTGAAGCTGATGCCAGTCTATTAACCGGAACTGCCACCTATGAATTGCAGGCGATCGCCAAGAATCCAACGGAAGCAAATGAAGGCAAGGATTATCAAGCTGATGAAAGACTTTATGCTTTGGGTTACTGGGGAAAACGCTTTTTTTCGGCAACCGTTGACCAGTTTCTCTCATTTTTGACCCACAACTATAAAAGCATTTGTTTATTACCAGTTTTGGCAGATTCCGTGGTGGTAATTGATGAAATCCATAGTTTTTCGCCAGAGATGTTTGATAGCCTGGTCTGTTTTCTCAAAACTTTTGACGTTCCGGTTCTTTGTATGACGGCCACGTTACCCCAAACTCGCATTGAGGATTTAACGATTCAACTTGATAAGGACAAAGACGGGTTAGGGTTAGAGGTTTTTCCCACGTCTGATCGCTCAGAGTTGGCAGAACTTGAAAAGGCGGAAGGGATGGAGCGGTATCTGATTGCTCACACTAATGAAGAAGCCGCGCTAGACCTTGCCGTTAAAGCCTATCAAGACTCAAAACGAGTGTTATGGGTTGTCAACACCGTTGATCGCTGTCGAGAGAAGGCACGCAAGCTGGAATGTTTACTGAAAACTGAAGTTTTGACCTATCACAGTCGTTTTAAGCTGGCCGATCGCCAAAACCGTCACCGAGAGACAGTAGAAGCATTTGCTTTACATCAAGCTCAAGGAGAGAAAAAAGCGGCCATAGCGGTTACAACGCAGGTGTGTGAAATGTCCTTAGATTTGGACGCAGATGTATTGATCACAGAGCTGGCTCCCATTTCTTCATTAGTACAACGTTTTGGGCGATCTAATCGCGGTGACAAGAACGATAAGACTGAACCTTCAAAAATTTATGTTTATAAGCCACCGAAAGATAAACCCTATAAACAAAAAGATGATCTAGATCCTGCTGAAAAATTTATCAATGATGTATTGGGTCGAGCAAGCCAAAAGCTATTGGCAGAGAAACTCAAAGAACATTCACCGCCTGGACGATATTCGGATGGTTCAGCCCCTTTTGTTACTCAGGGTTATTGGGCAAGCTCCGATGAACCTTTTAGAAAAATTGATGACTTTGCTGTTAATGCGGTTCTGACGGAAGACTTAGGAGAAATTACTCAATACTTGAACAGTAACCCACCAAAGCCTATTGATGGCTTTATTGTGCCAGTTCCTAAAAAGTATAAGTTCCAGGGTTTTTCACACAGGCCACCACAATTGCCCAAATACCTTGAAATTGCCGACAGTAAATTTTATTCATCAAAACGAGGGTTTGGAGACGATGCCTAA
- a CDS encoding nuclear transport factor 2 family protein, with amino-acid sequence MTEFISRPPLPPFTLETAKAKVQAAEDAWNTRDPERVILAYTQDSVWRNRAEFFQGRDKIREFLTRKWNTELDYRLKKELWSFTDNRISVKFEYEYHNDLGKWYRAYGNEQWEFASNGLMQRREASINDLSIQESERKFR; translated from the coding sequence ATGACTGAATTTATTTCCCGCCCCCCTTTACCGCCCTTTACCCTGGAAACAGCAAAAGCTAAAGTGCAAGCAGCTGAAGATGCTTGGAATACCCGTGACCCGGAACGAGTCATCTTAGCGTATACCCAAGATTCTGTGTGGCGTAATCGAGCCGAATTTTTTCAAGGTCGAGATAAGATTCGAGAATTTCTCACCCGTAAATGGAATACAGAGTTAGATTATCGGCTCAAAAAAGAACTTTGGAGCTTTACCGATAACCGTATTTCTGTCAAATTTGAATATGAATATCACAACGATTTAGGAAAATGGTATCGAGCCTATGGCAATGAACAATGGGAGTTTGCCTCTAACGGTTTAATGCAAAGACGGGAAGCCAGTATTAATGATTTGTCAATTCAGGAATCAGAGCGCAAATTCCGTTAA
- the cas5 gene encoding CRISPR-associated protein Cas5: MAQLALALDTVTRYLRLKAPFAAFRPFQSGSFRSTTPVPSFSAVYGLLLNLAGIEQRQEVEGKVTLIKPKAELPKLAIAIGQVKPSSTSLINQQLHNYPVGNSGKEFASRTFGSKYWIAPVRREVLVNLDLIIGLQSPVEFWQKLDQGLKGETVINRYGLPFAGDNNFLFDEIYPIEKPDLASWYCPLEPDTRPNQGACRLTLWIDRENNTQTTIKVFSPSDFRLEPPAKAWQQLPG, translated from the coding sequence ATGGCACAGCTAGCATTGGCTTTAGATACAGTTACCCGATATCTCCGGCTTAAAGCTCCCTTTGCGGCTTTCCGACCCTTTCAGTCGGGTTCCTTTCGTTCTACCACACCAGTTCCCTCTTTTTCAGCAGTATATGGGCTACTGCTCAATCTAGCGGGGATTGAACAACGACAGGAGGTGGAAGGTAAAGTAACGCTGATTAAACCCAAAGCCGAATTACCTAAACTGGCGATCGCCATTGGTCAGGTTAAACCGTCCTCAACTTCCTTAATTAATCAGCAGTTGCATAACTATCCAGTGGGTAACTCTGGCAAGGAATTTGCTTCAAGAACTTTTGGTTCTAAATATTGGATTGCTCCGGTGCGACGGGAGGTATTAGTTAATCTTGATTTGATTATTGGACTACAATCTCCGGTTGAATTTTGGCAGAAACTTGACCAAGGTTTAAAGGGAGAAACCGTAATTAATCGTTATGGATTGCCGTTTGCTGGGGACAATAATTTTCTTTTTGATGAGATTTATCCCATTGAAAAGCCAGATTTAGCTAGTTGGTATTGTCCTTTAGAACCAGATACCAGACCGAATCAAGGAGCTTGCCGTCTGACTTTATGGATTGACAGAGAGAATAATACTCAAACTACAATCAAAGTATTTTCTCCTAGTGATTTCAGGTTGGAGCCACCCGCAAAGGCTTGGCAACAGTTACCAGGGTAA
- a CDS encoding type I-MYXAN CRISPR-associated endonuclease Cas4/Cas1 has product MYTLEPQETQQITEDTLRVCSLHAYAYCPRLFYLEEVEELYTQDAAVFAGRRLHEELEKNEDEEWLDLYLEDELLGLRGRVDALKTRNGETIPYEHKRGRCYRDENKQPQAWESDRLQILAYCYLLEVALGITVAEGRIRYHADNVLVHIPFDQAAKCSVETAIQEAKALRRTAKRISVRSPYRPAVTNNEHLCTRCSLAAVCLPEEARLAHNKEWHPTRLFPQDDEREVIHILEPGTRVGRTGEQLKITRRDQPIEKLSVQQVSQVVLHSFSQLSTQALHFLSYKDVGIHFISGGGRYVGSLDTRQGSIQRRIHQYQALTQPDFTLSLAKKLVYCRGESQRKFLMRGKRNRQESLPIVEQAIDQIKAVVRLVQHSESLASLLGYEGNMAALYFAALSELLSEDVPDNLRFAGRNRRPPKDRFNALLSFGYALLIKDVMNAILTVGLEPALGFYHQPRTQAPPLALDLMEVFRVPLVDMTIISSLNRGQWHESEDFDIRGQQVWLSESGRRKFIEIYEARKSEKWKHPATGYSLTYRRLFELEVRLLEKEWSGEAGLFGRLILR; this is encoded by the coding sequence ATGTACACATTAGAACCACAAGAAACTCAACAAATTACGGAAGATACCCTCCGAGTTTGTTCTCTTCATGCTTATGCTTATTGTCCTCGTCTTTTCTACTTAGAAGAAGTCGAGGAACTTTACACCCAAGATGCGGCGGTTTTTGCCGGACGGCGCTTGCATGAGGAACTTGAAAAAAACGAGGATGAGGAATGGTTAGACCTTTATCTCGAAGATGAGCTTTTGGGTTTACGGGGACGGGTAGATGCGCTTAAAACCCGCAACGGTGAAACGATTCCCTATGAGCATAAGCGTGGGCGTTGCTACCGGGATGAAAATAAGCAGCCCCAAGCCTGGGAAAGTGATCGCCTACAAATTTTGGCCTACTGTTACCTTCTGGAAGTCGCACTAGGTATCACGGTAGCGGAGGGGCGTATTCGTTACCATGCAGACAATGTTTTAGTTCATATTCCCTTTGACCAAGCAGCAAAATGTTCGGTAGAGACGGCCATTCAAGAAGCTAAAGCTCTGCGGCGCACCGCGAAGCGGATCTCTGTGAGATCGCCCTATCGTCCAGCCGTAACCAACAACGAACATCTTTGTACCCGTTGTTCTCTGGCAGCGGTGTGTTTACCGGAGGAAGCCCGTCTTGCTCACAATAAAGAATGGCATCCGACCCGGTTATTTCCCCAGGATGATGAGCGCGAAGTTATTCATATTTTGGAACCGGGAACCCGTGTTGGTCGTACCGGGGAACAACTGAAAATTACACGGCGCGATCAACCAATTGAAAAATTATCGGTGCAACAAGTTAGTCAGGTGGTGCTTCATAGCTTTTCCCAGCTTTCTACCCAAGCTCTGCATTTTCTTTCTTACAAAGATGTTGGTATCCACTTCATTTCTGGGGGAGGGCGTTATGTGGGTAGTTTAGATACTCGTCAAGGCAGTATTCAAAGACGTATTCACCAATATCAGGCGTTAACTCAGCCAGATTTTACTCTCAGTTTGGCAAAAAAATTAGTTTATTGTCGCGGTGAAAGTCAACGAAAATTTTTGATGCGAGGCAAGCGTAATCGGCAAGAATCGCTTCCAATAGTGGAACAAGCAATCGACCAAATTAAGGCGGTTGTGCGTCTTGTTCAACATTCTGAATCTCTAGCATCTTTATTGGGGTATGAGGGCAATATGGCCGCGTTATATTTTGCGGCTTTATCGGAACTTCTCTCAGAAGATGTTCCCGATAATCTGCGTTTTGCTGGGCGTAATCGTCGCCCTCCCAAGGATCGTTTCAATGCACTACTCAGCTTTGGCTATGCGTTGCTGATCAAGGATGTGATGAACGCTATTCTCACCGTGGGTTTGGAGCCAGCACTGGGGTTTTATCACCAACCCCGCACCCAAGCGCCGCCCTTGGCATTGGATTTGATGGAAGTTTTTCGAGTGCCATTAGTTGACATGACGATTATCAGTTCCCTTAATCGGGGGCAATGGCATGAATCGGAAGATTTTGATATCCGGGGCCAACAAGTTTGGCTTAGTGAATCGGGACGACGTAAGTTTATTGAAATCTATGAGGCCCGTAAGTCAGAAAAGTGGAAACATCCTGCCACAGGCTATTCCCTAACCTACCGCCGTTTATTTGAGTTGGAAGTACGTCTACTCGAAAAAGAATGGTCGGGGGAAGCCGGTCTCTTTGGTCGTTTGATTTTACGCTAG
- a CDS encoding CRISPR-associated protein Cas8: MSNLNLFATILTYPAPASNYRGESEENRSVIQKILKDGQKYAIISPESMRNALREMLIELGQPNNRTRLHSEDQLAVEFKEYPNPDKFADDFLFGYMVAQTNDAKEMKKLNRPAKRDSIFRCNMAVAVNPYKYDTVFYQSPLNAGDSAWKNSTSSALLHREVTHTAFQYPFALAGKDCAAKPEWVKALLQAIAELNGVAGGHARAYYEFAPRSVVARLTPKLVAGYQTYGFDAEGNWLELSRLTATDSDNLDLPANEFWLGGELVRKMDQEQKAQLEAMGAHLYANPEKLFADLADSFLGV; encoded by the coding sequence ATGAGTAACCTCAATCTTTTTGCCACGATTTTAACTTATCCTGCCCCTGCGAGTAATTATCGGGGGGAATCGGAAGAAAATCGCAGTGTGATCCAAAAAATCCTTAAAGATGGACAAAAGTATGCCATTATCAGCCCCGAGTCGATGCGGAATGCCCTGCGGGAAATGTTGATTGAGTTGGGTCAACCTAACAATCGCACTCGCTTACACAGTGAAGATCAGTTAGCGGTTGAATTTAAGGAGTATCCTAACCCCGATAAATTTGCCGATGATTTTTTGTTTGGCTACATGGTTGCCCAAACTAACGATGCCAAGGAAATGAAAAAGCTGAACCGTCCAGCGAAGCGGGATAGCATTTTTCGGTGCAATATGGCGGTGGCTGTGAATCCCTATAAATACGACACGGTGTTTTATCAATCTCCTCTTAATGCTGGGGATAGTGCCTGGAAAAATTCTACCTCTTCGGCCTTACTCCATCGGGAAGTTACCCATACAGCATTTCAATATCCCTTTGCTTTAGCCGGTAAAGATTGCGCCGCAAAACCAGAGTGGGTCAAAGCCCTATTGCAGGCGATCGCCGAATTAAATGGAGTCGCAGGGGGTCATGCCCGTGCTTATTATGAATTTGCACCCCGGTCTGTGGTGGCTCGGTTAACGCCAAAATTGGTCGCCGGTTATCAGACCTATGGGTTTGATGCTGAGGGAAATTGGCTTGAATTGTCTCGTTTAACTGCTACTGATAGTGACAATCTTGATCTACCGGCCAATGAATTTTGGTTAGGAGGTGAACTGGTGCGGAAAATGGATCAAGAACAAAAAGCTCAATTAGAAGCGATGGGGGCCCATCTTTATGCCAATCCTGAAAAATTGTTTGCCGACTTAGCAGATAGTTTTCTGGGGGTATAA
- a CDS encoding ParA family protein translates to MKIIAVTGYKGGVGKTITSIHIARYLADQGKVLLIDSDPNRSVEKWAARSEKEPLFKVKNEKSAPAHIAGNDFLVLDTPARPDSNELKEISQEAHLTILPCVPDAISLDPMLQMFHDLYPSAIYRVLITIAPPYPSKSADELRSVLAENRIEVFKGFIRRSASVVKAIDMGVTTAEMKGRDHYPWQDYKTIGKEIMEVINGTAQ, encoded by the coding sequence ATGAAGATAATTGCCGTGACTGGCTATAAGGGAGGAGTGGGTAAAACCATCACCTCAATCCACATTGCTCGTTACTTGGCCGATCAGGGGAAAGTGTTGTTAATTGACTCTGACCCTAACCGTTCGGTGGAGAAATGGGCAGCCCGTTCAGAAAAGGAACCCCTTTTTAAGGTCAAAAATGAAAAGTCTGCTCCGGCCCATATTGCCGGGAATGATTTTTTGGTTTTGGACACCCCAGCTCGCCCTGATAGTAATGAACTTAAAGAAATTAGCCAAGAAGCCCATCTAACCATTCTGCCCTGCGTACCAGATGCCATCAGCCTTGACCCCATGCTCCAGATGTTTCACGACTTATACCCAAGTGCCATCTACCGGGTTTTGATTACCATTGCTCCTCCTTATCCGAGTAAATCAGCCGATGAATTGCGGTCTGTTCTAGCTGAAAATCGGATTGAAGTTTTTAAAGGATTCATCCGACGCTCAGCCTCGGTGGTTAAGGCCATTGATATGGGGGTGACCACTGCGGAAATGAAGGGACGGGATCATTACCCTTGGCAAGATTACAAAACTATCGGCAAGGAAATTATGGAGGTTATCAATGGGACGGCTCAGTAA
- the cmx8 gene encoding type I-MYXAN CRISPR-associated protein Cmx8 has translation MPKTQAEILTLDFNLAELPSAQHRAGLAGLILMIRELKKWPWFKIRQKEKDVLLSIENLDQYGASIQLNLEGLIALFDLAYLSFTEERKSKSKIKDFKRVDEIEIEENGKNKIQKYYFYDVITPQGGFLAGWDKSDGQIWLRIWRDMFWSIIKGVPATRNPFNNRCGLNLNAGDSFSKDVESVWKSLQNAEKTTGQSGAFYLGAMAVNAENVSTDDLIKWQFLLHFWAFVAQVYCPYILDKDGKRNFNGYVIVIPDIANLEDFCDILPDVLSNRNSKAFGFRPQESVIDVPEQGALELLNLIKQRIAKKAGSGLLSDLIVGVEVIHAEKQGNSIKLHSVSYLQPNEESVDDYNAIKNSYYCPWFRRQLLLNLVNPKFDLASQSWLKRHPWYGFGDLLSRIPQRWLKENNSYFSHDARQLFTQKGDFDMTVATTKTREYAEIVYKIAQGFVLSKLSSKHDLQWSKCKGNPKLEREYNDKKEKVVNEAFLAIRSRTEKQAFIDYFVSTLYPHVRQDEFVDFAQKLFQDTDEIRSLTLLALSSQYPIKRQGETE, from the coding sequence ATGCCTAAAACTCAAGCAGAAATCTTAACACTAGACTTTAATTTAGCTGAGTTACCTTCTGCACAACATCGTGCTGGTTTAGCAGGACTCATTTTAATGATCCGAGAACTGAAAAAATGGCCATGGTTCAAGATTCGCCAAAAAGAAAAAGATGTTCTTTTAAGCATTGAAAACCTCGATCAATATGGGGCTAGTATTCAGCTTAATCTGGAAGGCTTAATCGCTCTATTTGATTTGGCTTACTTATCCTTTACCGAGGAAAGAAAATCAAAAAGTAAAATCAAGGACTTTAAAAGGGTTGATGAAATTGAAATCGAGGAAAATGGTAAGAATAAAATCCAAAAGTATTATTTTTATGACGTGATTACTCCCCAAGGAGGCTTTTTGGCAGGATGGGACAAATCTGATGGACAGATTTGGCTTAGAATTTGGCGAGATATGTTCTGGAGCATTATCAAGGGTGTTCCTGCTACTCGTAATCCATTCAATAATCGCTGTGGTCTTAATTTAAATGCAGGTGACTCATTTTCTAAAGATGTTGAATCTGTTTGGAAAAGCTTACAGAATGCAGAAAAGACAACAGGACAATCGGGTGCTTTCTATCTAGGAGCAATGGCGGTTAATGCTGAAAATGTTTCTACTGATGATTTAATAAAATGGCAATTTTTACTGCATTTTTGGGCTTTTGTCGCTCAAGTTTACTGTCCTTATATTTTAGATAAAGATGGAAAGCGAAATTTTAATGGCTATGTTATTGTGATTCCTGATATTGCTAATCTTGAAGATTTTTGCGATATTTTACCTGATGTTTTAAGTAATAGAAATTCTAAGGCTTTTGGTTTTCGTCCTCAAGAATCAGTTATCGATGTTCCTGAACAAGGAGCATTGGAATTACTTAATTTAATTAAACAGCGGATTGCCAAAAAAGCAGGGTCTGGTCTTTTATCTGACTTGATTGTAGGAGTTGAAGTTATTCATGCGGAAAAGCAGGGTAATAGCATTAAGTTACATTCTGTTAGCTATCTTCAACCTAATGAAGAAAGCGTCGATGATTACAATGCCATCAAAAATTCTTATTATTGTCCCTGGTTTCGTCGTCAACTTTTATTGAACTTAGTGAATCCTAAGTTTGATCTCGCTTCACAGTCTTGGCTTAAACGTCATCCCTGGTATGGCTTTGGTGATCTACTAAGCCGTATTCCTCAAAGGTGGCTCAAGGAAAACAATAGTTACTTTAGCCATGATGCCCGTCAATTATTTACTCAAAAAGGAGATTTTGACATGACTGTTGCTACAACTAAAACCCGCGAATATGCTGAAATTGTTTACAAAATTGCCCAAGGATTTGTACTCAGCAAGCTATCCAGTAAACATGATTTACAATGGAGCAAATGTAAAGGAAATCCTAAGCTAGAGCGGGAATATAACGACAAGAAAGAAAAGGTAGTCAATGAAGCTTTTTTGGCAATTCGTTCTCGTACAGAAAAGCAGGCTTTTATTGATTACTTTGTTTCAACGCTCTATCCCCATGTTCGACAAGACGAGTTTGTGGACTTTGCCCAAAAACTTTTCCAAGATACGGATGAAATTCGCTCATTAACCCTACTCGCCTTATCTAGTCAATATCCCATCAAAAGACAAGGGGAAACAGAGTAA